In the Arthrobacter zhaoxinii genome, one interval contains:
- a CDS encoding YciI family protein produces MTKYLISFPSEAMVLTDEEFPVVAADSRAVIREAKAAGVYIFGGGIEEKVDPVLVSADGSVNPGIYPGSHLKGGFTVLDLATREEAVEWARKIAVSCRCAQELREFMFDPES; encoded by the coding sequence ATGACCAAATATCTCATCTCCTTTCCGAGCGAAGCCATGGTGCTCACTGACGAGGAGTTTCCCGTTGTGGCAGCAGATTCGCGCGCCGTCATCAGGGAGGCAAAGGCTGCCGGTGTGTATATCTTCGGCGGTGGGATCGAGGAAAAGGTGGATCCCGTGCTTGTCTCCGCCGACGGATCCGTGAACCCCGGGATCTATCCCGGCAGCCACCTCAAGGGCGGCTTCACTGTCTTGGACCTCGCGACCCGTGAGGAGGCAGTGGAGTGGGCCCGGAAGATCGCAGTGTCCTGCCGTTGTGCGCAGGAGCTCCGCGAGTTCATGTTTGATCCGGAAAGCTAG
- a CDS encoding acetyl-CoA C-acetyltransferase, with translation MAAQPESARATPTNNGAGSSVRKAVVIGGNRIPFARSGGKYTYSSNQDMLTAALDGLVARFGLQGERIGEVAGGAVLKHSRDFNLTREAVLGSALSPETPAYDVQQACATGLETVVSLANKIKLGQLESAIAGGVDSASDAPIAVSEGLRRALLDLSRARTTKQKLAAVAKIRPKDLSPNAPSTGEPRTGLSMGEHQALTTAQWKITREAQDELAFNSHRNMAAAYDRGFFDDLVTPYRGLAKDANLRPDTTMEKLAKLKPAFGKSLGDEATMTAGNSTPLTDGASVVLLGSEDYAREHDLPMLANIVDAEAGAVDFVHGKDGLLMAPAFAVPRLLARHGLTFDDFDFFEIHEAFAGTVLSTLAAWEDEEFCRTRLGLDAPLGSIDRSKLNVNGSSLAAGHPFAATGGRIVASLAKMLHEKGSGRGLISICAAGGQGLVAILEAR, from the coding sequence ATGGCTGCACAGCCTGAATCCGCACGAGCTACCCCCACGAACAACGGCGCCGGCTCATCGGTGCGCAAGGCGGTGGTGATTGGCGGAAACCGCATTCCCTTCGCCCGCTCGGGCGGCAAGTACACCTACAGCTCCAACCAGGACATGCTCACGGCCGCCCTTGACGGGCTGGTTGCCCGCTTCGGGCTGCAGGGCGAACGCATCGGCGAAGTTGCCGGCGGCGCCGTCCTCAAGCACTCCCGCGATTTCAACCTGACCCGCGAAGCGGTCCTGGGTTCGGCACTGTCGCCGGAAACCCCCGCATACGACGTACAGCAGGCCTGTGCCACCGGCCTGGAGACGGTGGTGAGCCTGGCGAACAAGATCAAGCTCGGACAGCTGGAATCCGCCATTGCCGGCGGCGTCGACTCCGCCTCGGACGCTCCCATTGCCGTCAGTGAAGGCCTCCGCCGGGCACTGCTGGACCTCTCCCGCGCCCGGACCACCAAGCAGAAGCTGGCGGCCGTCGCCAAGATCCGCCCCAAGGACCTCTCCCCGAACGCGCCGTCCACCGGCGAACCGCGCACCGGGCTGTCCATGGGCGAGCACCAGGCCCTGACCACCGCCCAGTGGAAGATCACCCGCGAAGCCCAGGACGAACTGGCCTTCAACAGCCACCGCAACATGGCAGCCGCCTACGACCGCGGCTTCTTCGATGACCTCGTGACCCCGTACCGCGGCCTGGCAAAGGACGCGAACCTGCGCCCCGACACCACCATGGAAAAGCTGGCCAAGCTCAAGCCGGCCTTCGGCAAGAGCCTGGGCGATGAGGCCACCATGACCGCCGGCAACTCCACCCCGCTGACCGACGGCGCCTCCGTGGTCCTGCTGGGCTCCGAGGACTACGCCCGCGAACACGACCTGCCGATGCTGGCGAACATTGTGGACGCCGAAGCCGGCGCCGTTGACTTCGTACACGGCAAGGACGGCCTGCTGATGGCTCCGGCCTTCGCCGTACCGCGTCTGCTGGCCCGCCATGGCCTGACCTTCGACGATTTTGACTTCTTCGAAATCCACGAAGCCTTCGCCGGAACCGTCCTCTCCACCCTGGCTGCCTGGGAGGATGAGGAATTCTGCCGCACCCGCCTGGGCCTGGACGCACCGCTGGGCAGCATCGACCGCAGCAAGCTCAACGTCAACGGCTCCTCGCTGGCGGCCGGACACCCGTTCGCGGCCACCGGCGGACGCATTGTCGCCTCGCTGGCCAAGATGCTGCATGAAAAGGGCTCGGGCCGCGGCCTGATCTCCATCTGTGCTGCCGGCGGCCAGGGCCTCGTCGCGATCCTCGAGGCGCGCTGA
- a CDS encoding MaoC/PaaZ C-terminal domain-containing protein: MTDTQLSEIPALGRLYAGAVGSAARSRLSPSKTTGSLPTDRHVVRGASVDLARLTDFQRLVLHSATDYLPTGYVHTFAFPVAMSLMAREDFPLPLLGMVHLRNEVQHFRPIHYGEPLTVTAWAENLAGHRAGTQVELVAEVTVEADGGSETVWRGRSTYLAKGVFLPKIDRPDKSAVRAEFVPPLPTALWRLGADAGRNYARVSGDFNPIHLSRLSAKALGMKQSLAHGMYLASRVVADTVQTHEGPFQWSIDFESPVFLPATVAVAIDDDGTAGEWAGSTFTGWNPRSHRRHFSGSVTPLDPAGA, translated from the coding sequence ATGACGGATACCCAGCTGAGCGAGATCCCCGCCCTCGGGCGCCTCTATGCCGGTGCGGTGGGCAGCGCGGCGAGGTCGCGCCTGTCGCCGTCGAAAACCACCGGCAGCCTTCCGACGGACCGGCACGTGGTACGCGGGGCCTCCGTAGACCTGGCCCGGCTCACCGATTTCCAGCGCCTGGTCCTGCACAGCGCCACGGATTACCTGCCCACCGGTTACGTGCATACCTTTGCGTTCCCGGTGGCCATGTCCCTGATGGCCCGCGAGGACTTCCCCCTGCCCCTGCTGGGGATGGTGCACCTGCGCAACGAGGTGCAGCATTTCCGGCCGATCCACTACGGGGAACCCCTGACGGTTACCGCGTGGGCGGAGAACCTCGCCGGCCACCGGGCCGGAACCCAGGTGGAACTCGTCGCCGAGGTGACGGTAGAGGCGGACGGCGGCTCCGAGACTGTCTGGCGCGGCCGTTCCACCTACCTGGCCAAGGGCGTTTTCCTGCCGAAGATCGACCGCCCGGACAAGTCGGCGGTGCGGGCCGAGTTCGTTCCACCGCTCCCGACGGCGCTCTGGCGTCTGGGCGCCGACGCCGGACGTAACTACGCCCGGGTCTCCGGCGACTTCAATCCCATCCACCTCAGCCGCCTGTCGGCGAAGGCCCTGGGCATGAAGCAGTCCCTGGCCCACGGCATGTACCTGGCCTCGCGGGTGGTTGCCGATACGGTGCAGACCCACGAGGGACCGTTCCAGTGGAGCATCGACTTTGAGTCGCCGGTGTTCCTGCCCGCCACGGTTGCGGTGGCGATCGACGACGACGGGACAGCGGGCGAATGGGCCGGCTCCACCTTCACGGGCTGGAATCCGCGTTCCCACCGGCGGCACTTCTCCGGTTCGGTAACGCCGCTGGACCCTGCCGGGGCCTGA
- a CDS encoding TetR/AcrR family transcriptional regulator, protein MNNVLEDPSAPSPAADGRALRWEAHRAERRRTLIKTARRAVHTLGCAASMEEIAAASGTSKSVFYRYFGDKAGLQKAMGEMAVARMQEKIVEAGRTAVSARSGLRAMVSAYLQMAETSPNVYLFVTGQLGDGGPGQIDTALSSFFDTITAMMDSAVRDYLAGREVPPQASATAQYWPTAALGMIRAAGERWIAAPPGPGKPTEEQMTDQLTAWLFDGIGYDRGTRP, encoded by the coding sequence GTGAACAACGTACTTGAAGATCCTTCCGCGCCGTCCCCGGCTGCGGACGGCCGCGCGCTCCGCTGGGAAGCGCACCGGGCCGAGCGCCGTCGCACCCTGATCAAAACCGCCCGCCGGGCCGTACACACCCTGGGCTGCGCGGCGTCGATGGAAGAGATTGCTGCCGCCTCCGGCACCTCGAAGTCCGTGTTCTACCGCTACTTCGGGGACAAGGCCGGGCTGCAGAAAGCCATGGGGGAAATGGCCGTGGCCCGGATGCAGGAAAAGATCGTGGAAGCGGGCCGCACCGCAGTCTCCGCCCGGTCCGGCCTGCGGGCCATGGTGTCGGCCTACCTGCAGATGGCGGAGACCTCCCCCAACGTCTACCTGTTTGTCACCGGCCAGCTTGGCGACGGCGGGCCGGGACAGATCGACACCGCCCTTTCGTCCTTCTTCGACACCATCACGGCAATGATGGACTCGGCCGTGCGCGACTACCTGGCCGGCCGTGAGGTTCCTCCCCAGGCCAGCGCCACCGCACAGTACTGGCCCACGGCCGCCCTCGGTATGATCCGGGCTGCCGGAGAGCGCTGGATCGCCGCTCCCCCCGGCCCCGGCAAGCCGACCGAGGAACAAATGACCGACCAGCTGACTGCCTGGCTCTTTGACGGCATTGGCTACGACCGGGGCACCCGTCCCTGA
- a CDS encoding 3-oxoacyl-ACP reductase, whose amino-acid sequence MSDTYLNLVNSGFTKELSKKLGLPRPAILRRFDPSRPLVPGPVLVLGKSTAADELSRLLLGWDQDVRRHATPKEKLGAILIVLDDAAAPADLGEPTLATGAALRDLAPGGRVITVSRPAAEAQDPAAAAARQGVDGTLRSIAHELRGGATANGIVLANGVQATAPSVAAALRFLLSGKSAYVSGQFITVGSDAGELPADWNAPLAGKVAVVTGAARGIGAAIARVLHRDGASVIVVDVPAAGEQLAKVANEISGTALQVDITREDAADRILTHAVERYGHLDIVIHNAGITRDKLLANMDEARWGSVIAVNIASQLRMNETFLASAGFSPEGRIVSLASTSGIAGNRGQTNYAASKGGVIGMVRATAPLLAPRGGSINAVAPGFIETDMTAAIPALTRQVARRLSSLQQGGLPVDVAETISFLASDSAAGVNGQVVRVCGQNMVGA is encoded by the coding sequence ATGAGTGATACCTACCTGAACCTCGTGAACAGCGGCTTCACCAAGGAGCTGTCCAAGAAGCTCGGCCTGCCCCGTCCGGCCATCCTGCGCCGCTTCGACCCGTCTCGACCGCTGGTGCCGGGCCCGGTGCTCGTGCTCGGCAAGAGCACTGCCGCCGACGAGCTGTCCCGGCTGCTCCTGGGCTGGGACCAGGACGTACGCCGGCACGCGACGCCGAAGGAAAAGCTCGGCGCCATCCTGATTGTGCTCGACGACGCCGCGGCGCCGGCGGATCTCGGCGAACCGACACTGGCCACCGGCGCAGCGCTGCGCGACCTTGCTCCCGGCGGACGGGTCATCACCGTGTCCCGCCCGGCGGCGGAAGCACAGGACCCGGCAGCCGCAGCGGCCCGCCAGGGTGTCGACGGTACGCTGCGCTCCATTGCGCACGAACTGCGCGGCGGAGCCACGGCCAACGGCATTGTGCTGGCCAACGGCGTACAGGCCACGGCGCCCTCGGTGGCCGCAGCCCTCCGGTTCCTGCTTTCGGGCAAGAGCGCCTACGTCAGCGGACAGTTCATCACCGTCGGTTCCGACGCCGGCGAGCTTCCGGCCGACTGGAACGCGCCGCTGGCGGGCAAGGTCGCCGTCGTGACCGGTGCCGCCCGCGGCATCGGCGCCGCTATTGCCCGGGTGCTGCACCGCGACGGCGCATCGGTGATCGTGGTGGATGTGCCTGCCGCCGGAGAACAGCTGGCGAAGGTAGCCAACGAAATCTCCGGCACGGCGCTCCAGGTCGATATCACCCGTGAAGACGCGGCGGACCGCATCCTCACCCACGCCGTCGAACGCTACGGGCACCTGGACATCGTGATCCACAACGCCGGCATCACCCGTGACAAGCTGCTGGCCAACATGGATGAAGCCCGCTGGGGCTCGGTCATTGCCGTGAATATTGCCTCGCAGCTGCGGATGAATGAAACCTTCCTGGCCTCCGCCGGCTTCAGCCCCGAGGGCCGGATCGTCTCGCTGGCCTCCACCAGCGGCATTGCCGGTAACCGCGGGCAGACCAACTACGCAGCGTCCAAGGGCGGCGTGATCGGCATGGTCCGAGCCACCGCACCGCTGCTGGCACCGCGCGGCGGCTCGATCAACGCCGTCGCGCCGGGCTTCATCGAAACCGACATGACCGCTGCCATTCCCGCACTCACCCGCCAGGTGGCGCGCCGGCTGTCCAGCCTGCAGCAGGGTGGACTGCCCGTCGACGTGGCGGAGACCATTTCCTTCCTTGCCTCCGACTCGGCTGCCGGCGTCAACGGACAGGTAGTACGCGTCTGCGGGCAGAATATGGTGGGCGCATGA
- a CDS encoding kynureninase, with translation MIDAPGLLVAAKELDAADPLAGYRDRFLPAEGVRAYLDGNSLGRPLRATAGNLQDFISRQWGGRLIRGWDEQWLELPGRIGDELGEVALGAAPGQCIVADSTTVLLYKLARAAVAARPGRTEILLDADNFPTDRYVLEGVARECGLTLRWVSADYAGGVTPEAVADAVGPQTALAVFSHVAYRSGYLADSAAINTIVHDAGGLVLWDLCHSVGAVPAELDAEGTDYAVGCSYKYLNGGPGAPAWAYVAARHQADFSQPIQGWLGSSDPFGMAQGYVPAEGIRRLVSGTPPILGMLAMQDMIALIREAGMEAVRAKSLALTEYALTAVDALLAPRGVVLASPRDPDRRGSHITIDHPKFKAATAALWQQGIIPDYRNPDGIRLGLSPLSTSFAETFTGIEAVLGEL, from the coding sequence ATGATTGATGCTCCCGGCCTGCTGGTTGCCGCCAAGGAACTGGACGCCGCCGATCCCCTCGCGGGCTACCGGGACCGGTTCCTGCCGGCAGAGGGAGTCCGGGCGTATCTGGACGGAAATTCGCTGGGCCGCCCGCTCCGCGCCACCGCCGGAAACCTGCAGGACTTCATCTCCCGCCAGTGGGGCGGGCGGCTGATCCGCGGCTGGGACGAGCAGTGGCTCGAGCTGCCCGGCCGGATCGGCGACGAACTCGGCGAGGTGGCGCTCGGCGCCGCTCCCGGGCAGTGCATCGTGGCGGATTCCACCACTGTGCTGCTGTACAAGCTGGCACGGGCCGCCGTTGCCGCCCGGCCCGGCCGCACCGAAATCCTGCTCGATGCCGACAATTTCCCGACAGACCGGTACGTCCTGGAAGGCGTGGCCCGCGAATGCGGCCTGACCCTGCGCTGGGTGTCCGCCGACTATGCCGGCGGAGTCACCCCCGAAGCGGTGGCGGACGCCGTCGGCCCGCAGACCGCACTGGCTGTGTTCAGCCACGTGGCCTACCGCTCCGGATACCTTGCCGATTCAGCGGCCATCAACACAATCGTGCACGACGCCGGCGGGCTGGTCCTGTGGGATCTGTGCCATTCGGTGGGGGCCGTACCTGCCGAGCTGGACGCCGAGGGGACGGACTACGCCGTCGGCTGCAGCTACAAATACCTCAACGGCGGCCCGGGCGCACCGGCCTGGGCCTACGTGGCCGCCCGCCACCAGGCGGACTTCTCCCAGCCCATCCAGGGCTGGCTGGGGTCCAGCGATCCGTTCGGCATGGCGCAGGGCTATGTTCCGGCCGAAGGCATTCGCCGCCTGGTCTCGGGCACCCCTCCCATCCTGGGGATGCTCGCGATGCAGGACATGATTGCCCTGATCCGGGAGGCCGGCATGGAGGCCGTCCGCGCGAAGTCATTGGCGCTTACCGAATACGCGCTCACCGCCGTCGACGCGCTGCTGGCACCGCGCGGCGTCGTGCTGGCCTCGCCGCGCGACCCGGACCGCCGCGGCAGCCACATCACCATCGACCATCCGAAGTTCAAGGCAGCCACCGCTGCCCTCTGGCAGCAGGGCATCATCCCGGATTACCGCAATCCAGACGGCATTCGGCTGGGCTTGTCGCCGCTGTCCACGTCCTTCGCGGAGACCTTCACCGGGATCGAAGCGGTTCTGGGCGAGCTCTAG
- a CDS encoding acyl-CoA dehydrogenase family protein: protein MTQTLSPTERQLPASATIKDNDAAVVDVEALGRVLLGKWAEKRLEARRIAGMEAMQTPAGLTHTEHRERVMDQLKILVESKSVHGAFPKYVGGEDSHGANVAGFTELVVADPSLQIKAGVQWGLFGSAVMHLGNREHHEKWLPGIMSLEIPGCFAMTETGHGSDVASIATTAEYDPATEEFIINTPFRAAWKDYIGNGAVNGKAAVVFAHLITRGVDHGVHAFYVELRDDNGFLPGIGGEDDGIKGGLNGIDNGRLHFSNVRIPRTNLLNKYGDVAADGTYTSDISSPGRRFFTMIGTLVQGRVSLDGAAVNASKLALKTAIQYGTERRQFNGASDIKEEVLMDYQQHQRRLLPLLATTFAATFAHEELLHKFDDVFSGAHDTDADRQDLETLAAGLKSLSTWHALDTLQECREATGGAGFLAENRFTALRADLDIYATFEGDNTVLLQLVAKRLLADYAKEFAGADFGVLARYVVGQATDVTLHRTGLRRIAQSFRDSGSEKKSAIALRDPRTQHDLLADRVGTMVAEVATALKEARGLPKDKGAAVFNENQHALIEAARAHAELLQWEAFTRGLDRIQDAGTRQVMTWVRDLFGLCLIEKNLGWYLMNGRLSAQRARTLGPYINRLLAKLRPHALDLVDSFGYGQEHLRAKIASGAEKARQDEAMEYQRMLRASGAAPVDEKILIAREKASQKKKSARK from the coding sequence ATGACGCAAACGCTCTCACCCACCGAACGCCAGCTCCCGGCCAGTGCCACGATCAAAGACAACGACGCCGCGGTGGTGGACGTCGAGGCGCTGGGACGTGTCCTGCTCGGCAAATGGGCTGAAAAGCGGCTGGAGGCCCGCAGGATTGCCGGCATGGAAGCCATGCAGACCCCTGCGGGCCTGACCCACACCGAGCACCGCGAACGGGTCATGGACCAGCTGAAGATCCTGGTGGAGAGCAAGTCCGTCCACGGCGCGTTCCCCAAGTACGTGGGCGGCGAAGACAGCCACGGAGCAAACGTCGCGGGCTTCACCGAACTCGTGGTGGCCGATCCGTCCCTGCAGATCAAGGCCGGGGTCCAGTGGGGTCTCTTCGGTTCCGCCGTGATGCACCTGGGCAACCGGGAGCACCACGAAAAGTGGCTGCCCGGCATCATGAGCCTGGAGATTCCGGGCTGCTTCGCGATGACGGAAACCGGCCACGGTTCCGACGTCGCCAGCATCGCCACCACGGCCGAGTACGACCCCGCCACCGAAGAATTCATTATCAACACCCCCTTCCGTGCCGCTTGGAAGGACTACATCGGCAACGGCGCCGTCAACGGCAAGGCCGCCGTCGTCTTCGCCCACCTCATCACCCGGGGCGTGGACCACGGGGTGCACGCGTTCTATGTGGAGCTGCGCGACGACAACGGGTTCCTGCCCGGCATCGGCGGCGAGGATGACGGCATCAAGGGCGGGCTGAACGGCATCGACAACGGCCGGCTGCACTTCTCCAACGTGCGCATCCCCCGCACGAACCTGCTCAACAAGTACGGCGACGTCGCCGCCGACGGCACCTACACTTCGGACATCAGCAGCCCCGGGCGCCGCTTCTTCACCATGATCGGCACCCTGGTGCAGGGCCGCGTTTCGCTCGACGGCGCAGCGGTCAACGCGAGCAAGCTGGCGCTGAAGACGGCCATCCAGTACGGCACCGAACGCCGCCAGTTCAACGGCGCCTCGGACATCAAGGAAGAGGTGCTGATGGACTACCAGCAGCACCAGCGCCGCCTGCTCCCCCTGCTGGCCACCACGTTCGCCGCCACCTTCGCCCACGAGGAACTGCTGCATAAGTTCGACGACGTTTTCTCCGGCGCGCATGACACCGACGCGGACCGCCAGGACCTGGAAACCCTTGCCGCGGGCCTGAAGTCCCTGTCCACCTGGCACGCCCTGGACACGCTGCAGGAATGCCGCGAAGCCACCGGCGGCGCCGGGTTCCTGGCCGAGAACCGGTTCACTGCCCTGCGCGCGGACCTGGATATCTACGCCACGTTCGAGGGCGACAACACGGTGCTGCTGCAGTTGGTTGCCAAGCGCCTGCTGGCTGACTACGCCAAGGAATTCGCCGGTGCGGACTTCGGCGTCCTTGCCCGCTACGTGGTGGGACAGGCCACGGACGTGACCCTGCACCGCACCGGCCTGCGCCGGATTGCGCAGTCCTTCCGTGATTCCGGCTCCGAGAAGAAGTCCGCCATTGCCCTGCGCGATCCGCGCACCCAGCATGACCTGCTGGCCGACCGCGTGGGCACCATGGTGGCCGAGGTGGCAACTGCACTCAAGGAAGCCCGCGGGCTTCCGAAGGACAAGGGTGCGGCGGTGTTCAACGAGAACCAGCACGCCTTGATCGAAGCCGCGCGTGCCCACGCAGAACTGCTCCAGTGGGAGGCCTTCACCCGGGGGCTGGACCGGATTCAGGACGCCGGCACCCGGCAGGTCATGACCTGGGTCCGGGACCTGTTCGGGCTGTGCCTGATCGAGAAGAACCTGGGCTGGTACCTCATGAACGGCCGCCTGTCCGCCCAGCGTGCACGCACTCTGGGTCCGTACATCAACCGACTGCTGGCCAAGCTGCGTCCGCACGCCCTGGACCTGGTGGACTCCTTCGGCTACGGCCAGGAACACCTTCGCGCGAAGATTGCCTCCGGGGCGGAGAAGGCCCGCCAGGACGAAGCCATGGAGTACCAGCGGATGCTGCGCGCCAGCGGGGCCGCTCCGGTGGACGAGAAGATCCTGATTGCCCGCGAGAAGGCTTCGCAGAAGAAGAAGTCCGCCCGGAAGTAG